Proteins encoded in a region of the Salmo trutta chromosome 34, fSalTru1.1, whole genome shotgun sequence genome:
- the LOC115173876 gene encoding uncharacterized protein LOC115173876 encodes MEMKITILVLILGVSLMAAAIEWKATVGQEGRLRWEHGVENANSIRWERDKRQIAYWADGTFKLEPGYNLTSGESWTTLVINNVTKDDAGNYTCQANIIFGPPEATGRVAGHLQVEGDGDEDNHPGTNLGSLSHGTQLPTTDLSSYGNTLNLCDRTDQKTRTTYHTLQEMEMKITILVLILGVSLMAAAIEWKATVGQEGRLRWEHGVENANSIRWERDKRQIAYWADGTFKLEPGYNLTSGESWTTLVINNVTKDDAGNYTCQANIIFGPPEATGRVAGHLQVEDARLPDSGSTVHGSLFTGLLMGGGALLLVTLLQP; translated from the exons ATGGAGATGAAGATAACCATCCTGGTACTAATCTTGGGAGTCTCTCTCATGG CTGCAGCCATCGAATGGAAAGCCACGGTTGGTCAGGAGGGCAGGTTGAGATGGGAACATGGTGTGGAGAATGCTAACAGCATCAGGTGGGAACGCGATAAAAGACAGATTGCCTACTGGGCTGACGGTACCTTCAAGCTGGAACCTGGTTACAATCTGACTAGTGGGGAAAGCTGGACCACCCTGGTAATCAACAATGTCACCAAGGATGATGCTGGGAACTACACCTGTCAGGCAAACATAATATTCGGCCCTCCTGAGGCGACCGGGAGGGTGGCGGGACACCTGCAGGTAGAAG GAGATGGAGATGAAGATAACCATCCTGGTACTAATCTCGGGAGTCTCTCTCACGG AACACAGTTGCCAACCACTGATCTCTCCTCTTACGGAAATACATTGAATTTATGCGACAGAACCGACCAGAAGACTAGGACTACCTATCATACTTTACAG GAGATGGAGATGAAGATAACCATCCTGGTACTAATCTTGGGAGTCTCTCTCATGG CTGCAGCCATCGAATGGAAAGCCACGGTTGGTCAGGAGGGCAGGTTGAGATGGGAACATGGTGTGGAGAATGCTAACAGCATCAGGTGGGAACGCGATAAAAGACAGATTGCCTACTGGGCTGACGGTACCTTCAAGCTGGAACCTGGTTACAATCTGACTAGTGGGGAAAGCTGGACCACCCTGGTAATCAACAATGTCACCAAGGATGATGCTGGGAACTACACCTGTCAGGCAAACATAATATTCGGCCCTCCTGAGGCGACCGGGAGGGTGGCGGGACACCTGCAGGTAGAAG ATGCACGACTACCTGACTCAGGCAGCACAGTTCATGGTTCTCTCTTCACTG GTCTTTTGATGGGAGGCGGAGCCCTGCTATTGGTCACTCTGCTGCAGCCATGA